The stretch of DNA GCCGGGTGAAGATGCCGGCCGCGGCCGGGGCAGGGCTGCCATCGTCGACGACGACCAGTTCGTCAACCTGCGCCCGGATAGCGGCAGCATTGACCAGCAGGTCCTCATCGGGATTAAACGCTGCAATTACGGCGGCAACGCGCCGGTCCTGTCTGTCAGTCACCCTGTCGATCCTACCTTTCGACCGTTGCCGGGCGCGCAACGGCGGGGAGGGCCCGCACCGCAGGGGCGAGCAGCCCGAGGAACAGGAGCGCCTCGCTCACCGCCATTCCCAGCGCGACCGCCGGAACGTTGGAGCTCAGGCCGGCAACAATCATGAGGAAGACACCCGCCGCAGCCGAAATCCCCGTCCACAGCAGGACGGTCCTCTGGCGCCGGGCCGGAATCAGGAGATTCCTGATCAGCGGCGTTGAGGCGGAGAGAAAAAAGAAGGACAGCCCGTAGTACACACAGGTCAGCGTGTCGGCGCGGACGGCTTCACCGAACATCACGCCGGAGACCCAGGGCCCGAACAAGGCCAGGAAGAGCCCGCCCGCGACGCCGAGAAGCGCATGAGCGGCCAGCGCAATGAGGTGCCGCTGCCGCGGATCGGCGGCGTCGCGCTCAAGCGTCCAGCCTTGGAAGGTGTTGCCGAGGGCAACAACGCTGAAGATTCCCAGGCGGTAGATGGAGTCTGCGGAGGCGAAGCCGGCCGTGGCCGTAGCGGACGGCACCGTGGCAGTGGCAATCGGCACGGGCGAGGACGCGTAGGCGCTCCCGGTGAGGTTGATCCCCGCGGTCCCCGCATCCGGGATGATCTCCCGCATGACGTTCCGCGGACTCTTCGGGAACCAGGTGCCCGACTCGCCGAACTTCCTGTGGAAAGACACCAGTGCCGCAAGGGTCGCCAGCACGGACATCGCGCCGTACGTCCACACCTGGCCGGTCAGGACGATCAGCGGCGCACTGAGGACCGCGGCGCAGAAGCGGGGGAAGGTGTCGAAGACGGCGAGGATCCGGGGCTGCCCCGTCCCTATCCCGTACCAGGCCGGTGAAAATCCCGTGAGGGCCGTCGCCCAGGCCATGGTGATTGCATCCAGCCGGAAGCCCGCGTGGGCCACGAGCGCGACGATCACGGTCATAAGGGGCAGGACAACCGCCGCGATGACCATCCGGGATCGCATGCTGCTGGAATACAGCGCCGCCCGGACGGGGGAGGCCCCGGCCCGGGCAATCTCGACCGGGCCGGAAATGTTCCAGCTCCAGAGGATGATCGTCGCCGCAATAACCCCGATCGCCTGGCCGGAGGTGATGCTGGACCATCCCGCTGCGCCCACGACCCGGGCGATAATCGGCAGGAGGAGAAAGGGAAGGACCAGCGCCAGCAGCGGGAGCAGGGTAAAGCCTGCCAGCCGGAGCAAAACGGATCTCATGGGGGTACGGTCCTAGTGCTTGAGGGCTTGACCTAACGATAGTACGCGATGGCACGGCCCGGGCCGGCGCCGCAATAGTTCACCTAGAGTGGTCTGCATGAACGATTTGACGACGCCGGAGCGGCGGAAAATCCGGGTGAGCGTGTGCATGGCCACCTATAAGGGAGAGCCCTTCGTGCAGGAGCAGGTGGCTTCGATTCTCGCCGAGCTGGGCCCCGACGACGAGCTCGTCATCGTGGACGACGCCTCTCCTGACGGGACTGCTTCCATCATTGAGGCGATCCCGGACCCCCGCATCCGGCTGGTCCGGGCGCCCAGCAACAGGGGCTATGTGCGCACCTTCGAAGAAGCGGTCCGGCTCTGCCGGGGCGAGTACATCTTCCTGTCCGACCAGGACGATATCTGGATTCCCGGACGGGTCGGACTGATGATCGCGGCCCTCGCGAAATCCCAGGTGGTCGCAAGCAACTTCGACATGCTGGGGGGCGGCCCCCGGCCATGGATACCGCGGCTGCGTTCCACGGACTCCCGCCGCCATCTGGCAAACCTCGCCGCCATCCTGATCGGATTCCGGGCGTACTACGGCTGCGGAATGGCGTTCCGGCGCGACGCCCTCCGGTACTTCGCTCCGATTCCCCGGTATGTCCGGGAGTCCCACGACCTCTGGCTGGCGGTCTGCGGGAATGTTGCCGGGTCGATCACGCACCTCGACGAGTCCACAATTCTCCGGCGCCTCCATGAGGAAAACCAGACTCCGGCCGGTTGGCGGTCGCTCCCGAAAATACTGGCGGCCCGGGTCATGTTGCTCCGGCTGATGGCCGAGGCGTGCCGCCGGACGCGCAAGCGGTTCTAAACCGGAGACGTCCGTTCGGTACGCTGGAGTACATGCAGAAACTCCTGGTTACCGGCGGCGCCGGCTTCATCGGTTCGAACTTTGTCCACTATGTGATGGCCAACACAGACCACCACGTCACGGTCCTCGACAAGCTCACCTACGCGGGCAACGTGGAGTCGCTGGCAGGCCTTCCTGCAGACCGCTTCACGCTGGTGCAGGGCGACATCTGCGACGCCGTCCTGGTTGACGGCCTGGTGGCCGCCACGGACGCCGTCGTCCACTATGCCGCCGAATCGCACAACGACAACTCGCTGCACGACCCCCGCCCGTTCCTGGACACGAACATCATCGGGACGTACACCCTGATCGAGGCCGCCCGGAAGCACAACAAGCGCTTCCACCACATCTCCACCGACGA from Arthrobacter sp. PAMC25564 encodes:
- a CDS encoding polysaccharide biosynthesis protein; the protein is MRSVLLRLAGFTLLPLLALVLPFLLLPIIARVVGAAGWSSITSGQAIGVIAATIILWSWNISGPVEIARAGASPVRAALYSSSMRSRMVIAAVVLPLMTVIVALVAHAGFRLDAITMAWATALTGFSPAWYGIGTGQPRILAVFDTFPRFCAAVLSAPLIVLTGQVWTYGAMSVLATLAALVSFHRKFGESGTWFPKSPRNVMREIIPDAGTAGINLTGSAYASSPVPIATATVPSATATAGFASADSIYRLGIFSVVALGNTFQGWTLERDAADPRQRHLIALAAHALLGVAGGLFLALFGPWVSGVMFGEAVRADTLTCVYYGLSFFFLSASTPLIRNLLIPARRQRTVLLWTGISAAAGVFLMIVAGLSSNVPAVALGMAVSEALLFLGLLAPAVRALPAVARPATVER
- a CDS encoding glycosyltransferase — translated: MNDLTTPERRKIRVSVCMATYKGEPFVQEQVASILAELGPDDELVIVDDASPDGTASIIEAIPDPRIRLVRAPSNRGYVRTFEEAVRLCRGEYIFLSDQDDIWIPGRVGLMIAALAKSQVVASNFDMLGGGPRPWIPRLRSTDSRRHLANLAAILIGFRAYYGCGMAFRRDALRYFAPIPRYVRESHDLWLAVCGNVAGSITHLDESTILRRLHEENQTPAGWRSLPKILAARVMLLRLMAEACRRTRKRF